CCCCAGCCCATAATTAATGAGTATAGGCTCCCGTACTTAGACTTTGATCCAGACTCCAATTCCCACGGGGCTTTTCACATTGACCTAAGTTCATCATCGGCCATTACCACGGTACACGTAGTCGTCTTTATCTAATCAGCAAAGCTTTTGTCGACGATAACTATATGTAATGAATGATGAAGTTAAAATAGGTCCGATCCTAAAGCATTTAATGAAAGCCAAGAAAATGACTTTCAAGAAATTAAGTCATGCTTCGGGCGTACCTATTTCAACGATAAAAACTTGGAGTGCTGGCGTAGAACCAAAGTCCCTATCCCATGCCCGTAAAGTTGCCCGAGCCCTAGACGTTTCGGTCGAGTATCTTGTGTTTGGCGAATCCTCAAGCCAGAGTTCAGACATAGGTAACCTATTAACAACGCAACTATTTAGTGGATGGTGCAAGGTAACTATTGAGATGCCTGTGACTTCGCCGATCCTGAGGAAGAAGGAGTAGATATGACTGGAGCACAGATTCATCAACTTCAAACGATACTGATTGCGGCAGCAATTATTTTCGGATGCTTTTTAACTTACAAAAAATTCTTTGAAAAGAAAAAGTGAGGCTGACGTGAAAGTACTATTTGTCACGCTGTTTATGTTCGCCCACGCCGATTCAGCAAAGAACTGCACTTACAATAACGATGTTATGGTAAGTTGTTACGATAGCATCAGCGAATGCAAAAAACACGAAAATGCAACGCTTCGCTGTCGGGCAAAATTCTTTACCATTAATGACCTACCTAAACCAAATAAGGGAACCTGCCTCTGGGTGAAGGAGGGAGATAAATGGAAGAATATCACCTGTACGGATCTAGCAGAGGGTTGCAAAGCCCAGCAGAAAAGCTTTCCATCAAACATCGTCTCCGAGTGTCGTTAAAGGTGAATTGTTGATTAAATGTATCAGGACCTGTCTATCGCTTATTTTCTTAATCGGGTGTTCCTCCGCTCCTGTCATTGAGTCTTCAGATAATCCTCTCGATCAATACATGAAGGCTAAAGATGAACGGAATGAATCCCGTGGAGTCTACTCTCTTGAGTTCATGAGATCACAAGCCGCCATGTATCTGCTGAGCCAAGGTAAGACAGATTTAAAATCAGGAAATTCGATTCGAGCCGTTCAAAGGTTTGCGCAAGCGAGGGAACTTAATCCCTGGCATGATGACATCAAGGACTTTTACGTCTTATCAGTAAACACTTTGATTAAGGTCACAAAGCGCCTCTCCAACGAGAAATGTGAGGTCATCAACGACAGACTCGGGTTCATTTATTCGGTGGCGGCGGACCGAATGACGGAACTACTTGATCTGACTTCCAAATGTAGCTTTCGCGTTGGAGCTTCCTCAGCTGCGGAATTCCATAACCTGCCTATTTCAGAAAGTGGCCAAAGTATTCAAAATAAGGAATTTGAATCGCTGTTGGAGGAAGCTGAAAATAAGGTGAAGAAAAATCAGTACGTGCCCAGGAAAGAGCTTCTATTCCTTGGCTTGTCCTATCTGAATGGCCTGCAGATTAATCTAGGAAAACCAATGATTGGCGCCGAAGTAGATGATCTAAAGAAAGTACGAGTTCTTTCGCCCATATCCACATCATATAA
This region of Bdellovibrionales bacterium genomic DNA includes:
- a CDS encoding helix-turn-helix transcriptional regulator translates to MKAKKMTFKKLSHASGVPISTIKTWSAGVEPKSLSHARKVARALDVSVEYLVFGESSSQSSDIGNLLTTQLFSGWCKVTIEMPVTSPILRKKE